A region of the Fusobacterium sp. SYSU M8D902 genome:
ACGAGATATTCATTCTCAAGTATTAAAAGAAGATGAATAGTATAATTTTTTAATGAGGGCTTTGAAAAATTCAATGAAGTTTACGAAGTTGTAATTTTGATAAGCTCAACAGGGGTATGGGTACTCCCATAATAAATAAAATAATATGTTATACTTAATATGTTAGGAAACTCGAGTCAAAGAACCGTAAACCTTGAAATTATAATGTATATCATAAATATGGAAATTCGAGCCAAAGAGCCGTAGACCTGAAAAATAACTGTGAAAACAGTAGTTTTTTAGGTCTTTTTTATTTAAAAAATATTGTGGAGGAAAAATGTATAAAAAGAAAAAATTTTTAATAATGTTAGAACTATTGTTTTTATTACTTTTAAATAATTTATTTATGTATTCATTAGGCAATAAATATATAAATATTACCAATATATTAAAACCAACTTTAATTTTAAATAAAAATAAAATTGGTAATAATGAGGGGATTTATTTTAATTTATTTTTATTATTTAATAAAAATTTAAGTTCAAAAGAACAAGAAAATTTTAAAAAATTTTTATTATTTGGAAATTTAGGATTATTTTATTTTATATACATTTATAAAAAACAGAAATTAGATTATTATGGAACAGCTGAATTTGCTAACAATAATGAAATTAAAGATATGAAAATATTAGATCCTTCAGATGGGGTAATTTTAGGTTTAACTCAAGATAATAAACTAATATCTCATAATGGAGTAGAACATTTAATGGTAATGGCTCCAACTCGTTCAGGAAAAGGTGTAAATACAGTTCTTCCAACATTATGGACTTGGAAAAGTTCCGTTATAATTAATGATATTAAAGGAGAATGTTGGGATTTAACAAGTGGTTTTAGAAGAAGTGTTTTAGGACAAAAGTGTGTATACTTTAACCCGATGGATTCATCAGGAGAAGGTATATGTTATAATCCTTTAGCTCTTGTAAAAGTAGGAACAGGAAGTGAACAAGAAGATTCAAGAGTAATAGCAATGACATTAATAGATGTAGATGGAAAAGGAGAAGCAGACCATTGGATAAGTTCGGCTATTAATCTTTTAACAGCCGTTATTATTCATGTTAAATATGTAAATATAAATGCTACATTTTTAGATGTAATGAAGTTTTTAACAGATCCAAACGAACCTTTAATAGATAAAATGGGAAGAGTTTTAGCAAAAAAATTAAATGAATATGGAGAAACAATTGATGATGATACTTACCAAGTTTTTAATCATTATGAAACTTTAAAAAATCAAATTGGCACTAATTTGGATTTTATGGAACTATATAATGAATTAACAACATTACACCCATTAGTTGGTTCAACTTTTTCATCTTTAATGAATACTCCTGATAAAGAGAGGGGTAGTATTATTTCTTCATGTGTTAATAAACTAAAAATTTTTGGTGACCCAAGAATTATGAAAAATATACAATCTTCTGATATTACACCTAGAGATATTATGAATAATAAAATAAGTTTATATTTAATTACCCCACCAAGGGCAATAGATATGACTAGACCATTATTTAGACTAATAATAACTCAAACTATTTTTGAACTAACAGATAAAATGGAATTTGGAAATAGAAAAAAAATAGAAAAAGAGAAACAAACTTTAGTAAAAAAATTTAAAGAAAATTTATTTAATTTTTTTCAAAAAAAAGAAGAGAAGAAGGAAAATTCTAAAAATAAAAGAATTTTATTTTTGATAGATGAATTTCCTGCTTTAGGAAACTTAGGATTATTAGAAAAAGCTTTAGCCTATATTGCTGGATATGGTCTTAAAGTATTATTAATTACACAAGCTATATCACAACTGAATAAAATTTATGGAAAAGATAATAGTATAATAGCTAACTGTCACGGACAATTATATTTTACCCCAAATGATAGTGAAACACCTAAGTTAATATCGGATATGTTGGGAACTAAAACTATTAAAATAGAAACTAAGAGTAAAACAAAAGGTCAAATAACATATAGTGAAAACTATCAAAGTAGAGCATTAATGACACAAGGAGAAGTAAGAACATTACCTTTTGAAGATACTATTTTAATAATAACAGGAAAGAAACCAATACATGGAAAAAAATTATTTTGGTTTAAACATGAAAAATTTAAAAATAATGTTAATTACAATATTCCGTATAAATCTTATTTAGAATTATTAGAAAAGATAGAAAAAGAAGGATATGATGAATATGTTCTTGAATATTTAATATATAAAAAAAATGGGTATAAGCCTTTAAAAGTTATAATTGATAACCTTGGACAAGATAAATTTATTGAAGAAATTTTAAAATTAGATAAAAATTATCAAAAAAAAATGGATAATTTTTTTAATTTATCTGAAAAAGAAAAAGAAGAAAAGAAGAATAAAATCGCTTTTTCTTTATTAAAAAAACATTATGGTAAAAGAAGAGCGAATGAATTATTGAGTGAATATTTAGATGATTTTAGAGATGAAGAGTTTATTAGTTGTCTTATTACTCAAGATGGAAACTTAGAACAAATGCTAGATAGAAATTTAAAAGACATAGAAGAAAAATTAAACATAAAAGAAAAGTTAAATGTATTTATTATACATGAATTAAAGAAAAAAAAGATTATGGATTCAAACTTACCTATAATTTCTACAATTTTACCTTTTTTATTAAAAAAAGTGAATGAAAATTATTCTTTTGAAAATTTAAAAATAGATTTATCAAAAATTATTTCAGATTTTGATTTTAATAAATTTATAACCATTTTTTTAGAAGATGTCAATTTATCATTAACAGAAATTTATAATAAATTATTAGATTTAGAAAATTATATAAATAATGATACTGTAGAATCAGATGGATTAATAGATTTTTAAATAAAAAGGTAGATTTTTTTAAAAAAATCTACCTTTTTATTTATTTTTGCAAATGAATATGATATAATTTTTTTAAGAAGAAAATAAGGGGGGAATTTTTATGTCTAAGCATAGTTCAGAAGCCATAGCACAGGCTACTGTAAAACTCTTTAACGATTTAGAAGCAGAAATAAGTGGAAAAAAACCTTTAAAACTTTTTCCAAAGTTATATACTCAATATGAGTTAAATAAAAAAGTCAACAAAGAAACAACTATTATAACATATGTCAATTTTAGCTGTAGTATGAAAATAGCTAACATTGATTTTCTTATAGAAGAAGGTTACTTAAAATAAAAAATGGAGAATCTTTGAAGAGGTGGAATAAAAATGATAGATAAAGAGACCAAAGAGTTTAGAAATCTTGGAGTAGGGAAAATATTTACTTGTGGAAGTAAAAAATTAAAGGTAAGTGAATCAGAATGGGAAGATTGTGATGATTGCATATTTAATGGTCCTTTTATACCTTGTGAGGTATTACAAGAACTAGGAGTTATACCACAATGCAATGCTGAAGAGAGAAAAGATAAAAAATATATAATCTTTGAAGAGGTGGAAGATGAGATTAAAAACTAGAAGAAAGGGAAGTATTTAATAGTTTTGATGAGCATGGTATGCTTTTAGTTATGAAAGGAATTTGCTTTTATGTCGATAAAAATACAAAAATAGTAGTAATTTGGAAATTATATACTATCTCATTAAGGAGCTGTATATAAGAATAAAAAACTCTGGGACTATGAAGTTCAAGATACAACAGAGTGGAATAAAATAGAAGAATTTATGGAAAGATTATTAAGTTCAAACTATAGGTGGAGAAAAATGACAAAAACATTTTATTTTGGGAAATCAGGAGAAATTATTACTGAAGCTAAACAAAAAGAATGGCTTAATTACGTTGGAAAAATTTTAAATATAAAAGGGAAAAAGTATTTGATCCAAAATATTAAATTTAATAATGATTTTGTAGAAGTTACGGGAGAGGTGGTTTTATGAAAAGAATAGGATATGATAAAGTATTATTAGCTTTTCCTGATGTAAAAGTTAATAATGAAATTATTGTAAGTCTTTCTTTAATAATAAAATATAAAGTTTTTTATGAAGAAAAAGAAATATTTTTTGATGAAACAACATTTGTTGATAAAAATGTACCCTACATAAATGTAGATAATTTTTTAAAATGTTCAGTAGATAAAAATGAAAAAGGTTTTTTGAGGTTTGAAAAAAAATTTGAAAAAGATCTAGAAAGACTGGGGTTTACTTTTAGCTGGGAAATTGCAAGCTACATGAAAGAGATAAAAGTGGACGATTATATTGCAGAATCACAAGAGATAGCAAAAGAAGAGTTTTATAAAATTTTACAAGAAAATATAGATAATTTTGATAATAGTGACAACAAATCTGCTCAAAATACATGTTATTGTAATTATCCTGTTGAAAAAGGAGAAAAATTATGAAATTGATAATTGCAGAAAAACCAAGTTTAGCAAAAAATATTGCTAATGCTTTAGGAGTTAAAGAAAGAAAAGATGGATATATAGAAAATAGTGAGTACATTGTATCTTGGGCTTTTGGACATATTTTTGAATTGTACTCAATTTATAATTATTTAAATGATAATGAAATTAAATGGAAAGAGATACCTTTACCATTTATTCCAGGGAAATTTTTGTATAAATTAAAAAATGATGAAGGAATAAAAAAACAATTTAAGATACTAAAAGAGTTAATTAATAGAAATGATGTTACAGAAATAATCAACTGTGGTGACGCAGATAGGGAAGGACAGTTAATTATAGATAATATTATAAAAGAAATAGGTACAACAAAGGCAATTAAAAGACTTTGGTTGCCTGAACAAACAGAAGAAACTATAAGAAAAGAAATTAGAAATCTAAAAAACAATGAAAATTATAGAAACTTATATAATGAAGGATTATCGAGAACAGAGTTGGACTGGCTACTTGGAATAAATTTAACAGTTTATTTAACTGTTAAAAGTGGTCAGAAATTAGCTTGTGGGAGAGTCTTAATTCCCATTGTAAAATACATATATGATAGAGATATGGAGATAAAGAATTTTATTTCTAAAAAGTATTATCAAGTTGAGGGAATATTAGAAAAAGATAATATAAAAGTTACTTTAACTGATGAAAGAAAAGAAGATACGAAAGAAAAAGCTAATGAAATAGCTAAAAAATTAAGTGGTAAGGTTAAAATTATAGAAATAGAGAAAAAAGAGATAACTAAGCAACCAAGCAAACTTTTCTCTCTATCAACTTTACAAAGTTTTTTGTCTAAAAACAATAAGATAGATTTTGCAACATCATTAAAATCTATTCAAAGTCTTTATGAACAAGGATATATTACATACCCTAGAACAAATACAGAGTATTTAGCAGAGAATGAAAAAGATAAGGTAAAAAAAATTATAGAAACTTTAAAAGATTATCCTTTAGAGTTTAAAGATACAAAAAAGATATTTGATGATAGCAAAATAGAGAGCCATAGTGCTATCACAATAACAACCAAAGTACCTCAAGATTTAAAAGATAATGAAAAATTAATTTATGAAGTAGTAAAAAATAGATTTATTTCTAATTTTTTATCAGAAAAAACTATAACAGAAAAGACAACAGTAACAATTCAAAGTTTAAAAGATGAAAATATAACTTTTAAACTTACTGGGGAAACTGTTGTTCAAGAAGGATTTTATAAATATGAACCTAAAGATTTTAAAAATGAACTGCCACAATTCATTGAAAATGAAGAGTTTGAAGTAAAATTTGAAGCTAAAGAAAAGAAAACCTCTCCATCAAAGAAAGTTACTGAAGAAGAACTTTCTAACTATCTTAAAAATCCATTTAAAAAGGAACTAAAAGATAATGATGATGAAGCTTATAAAGCTATTTTAGAAGGGGTAGAAATAGGAACTGAAGCAACTAGAACAGGAATAATTGAAAATGCAAAGAAATATGGGTATATATCACAAAAAAAATCAACTTATTCTATTGAAATGCTTGGAGAAAAATTAATAGAAATACTAGATAAACTTAATATCAATCTCTATTCAGAAAGAACAGTAGAATTTAGTAAATTACTAAAAAAAATCTATAGAGAAGAAAAATCTATAGATGATATATTAGATTTAGCAAAAAAAGAATTAAATAACATAATCAATCAAAATGTAGAAATAGAAAAAATAAATAAAACTAATAATTTGGATAGTTTAGGAACTTGTCCAATATGTGGAAAAAATATATATGAAAGAAAATCAAAAAATGGAAAAATATTTTATTCTTGTGAAGGTTATAAAGAAGGTTGTACCTTTACATTATGGGAAGATACAAAGTATTTTGATAATACATTAAAAATTACAAAAGTTAAAGCTAAAAATTTAATTGCTGGAAAAAAAGTGGCTTTTAAATTAATCAGTAAAAATAAAAAAGAATATGAAGGGTATCTAACTTTAAAAATTAATGGTAAATACATTAATTTTGAACCAGCTGGTTATCCTGAAAAAAGTAATAAGAAATAGAGAAGGTTATTATGGAAGAAATTCAATCTAAAGATTTAAAAAATTTTCTTGACTTTTTCAAAAAAAAGTAGTATAAATAATTATAACGTACAAAACGTACGTTATAATTATAAAATTAGGAGACTTTTTTATGAGAAAAAAAATTATAAAAGCCTTTAAATTAAGTTCCAGTGGAAAAAATAATCTTCATTGGAGATTGTTAATTCCTAAAGAATTTTGGGAGTCTATGGAACTTAACGAAGGAGATAATGTTGAATTATCTCTTAATGATAATAAAACATTAGAAATAAGAAAGGTAGAAGTAAAATAAAAAAGTCCTCCACACAATGCAGAGGATTTTCTATATGAGTACTTAGCAATACTATTATATAGTATAATCCAAAAAAAATCAATGGGAGGAAGAAAACTTATGAATTTTTTAGAAAAATCATTAAAAAGAGGTTTAAAAAACAAAGTAAAATTAAATATTGCTACAATCGTAGCATTTTTAATAACAGGAGGAATTAGTTATTCAGCAGAGAATTTTATAGTAAAAGATGACAATAATACAGAAGTATTGTTATTATTAAATGGAAATTTTTCTAATTCAAATAATAAAAAAATTGAAAATATTGGGAAATTTATTCCTAAAACACCATGGACTGATCTTGTTCCAAGTAAGCCAATAGAGAAGCCTGAGATACCATGGACTGATCTTGTTCCAAGTAAGCCAATAGAGAAGCCTGAGAACACAATAGTAATAAAAGAAAATAAAAATACTGTTGAAACAGCTTTTACAGTAGATAAAAATAAAAAATTTATTATAAATAATGGTGTAACAGTTACAGTTACATCAGATGTAAAAGCAGTTAATAAAGGATCAGAAATAGAGCCTAATTGGCAGTATGATAAAATAGTAGCAGGAATAATCAACGGAGGAACAGCAACAAATAATGGAACTATTATAGCTAATGGTTCTATTGATACAGCAATAGGAGAGAATGGAGATACTGTAAAAACAGGAGAAGGATATGGAGTTTATCAAACATCAGGAACTTTCACAAATAATGGAACTATAAAAATTCAAGGAAATGGATTTGATGGTGATGGAGATAAATCCTTCGAAACAAAAGGAGGAGTAGGAGTATTTGTTGCAGGAGGAACAGCAACAAATAATGGAACTATTACAGCTAATGGTTCATTTGAACTTTCAGATGGTAGCATAGGACTTCCAATGGGAATAGGAATGAAAGCAGTAGATGGAACTATTATAAATGGAGAAAAAGGACTTATAGAAAATCAACACTTTTCAATGTATGTTGAAGGAAAAGGAACAGCAATAAACAATGGTGCTATCAATACTGAATTATTCGGACTTGTAGCAACAGAGGGAGGAAATGCAATAAATAATGGTACTATTAATGCTTGGTTTGATAAAACAGGAGAAGCAGGAAAAGCACTATTTTCAAGTTCATATACAGGAACAAAAACTACTATAACTAACTCTGAAACAGGAGTAGTATATGGTTCGGTAACAGCAGATGGAACAGGAGCAAAAGTAATAAATAATGGTACTATTTATGGAGAAAAAATAGAAGCAAATAAAGGTACTATTGTAAACAATGGTACTATTACAGGAGAAGCAACAAAACCTATTGTAAATGTAGATGATGGAAAGTTTGTACAAGGAAAAAATGGCAAACTTCAAGCTGATACAGTAAATGGGGATATATATATTTCTGGAACAGTTGCAAATAGCAACTTTAATGATACTATTGTTAAAAAAGATAGTATTATAGTTAATAACTTAAATGGAGAAGTTAAATCAGATTCATTTATGTTCAATGCTAAGTTAGAAGGAAATGATGTAGTGTTAGTAAGAAAAGATTTCCATGAGCTTACTAATAAATCAGAGATAGCTGATTTCTTAGAAGGGGCTTATGATCCAAGTGCTAAAGAAAATGTATATTTAACAGATCTATTGAATAATTATCAAAAGATAACTAATGCAGATGAGTTTTACAGAGCTTCAAATGCGACTTTTGGTAATGATTTATTACCAAACTTATCTAAACAAACATTAGATATGATAAAAATTAATAAAACTTTATTAGTGGATAACATTTTCAATGTAGACACTAATAAGGATTTAAGAGTAATTGGAGGAGCTAATTATTCAAATAAAGATGTAGATTCTACAAATTTATCAGGGTATGATATGACAATATCACAAGTATTCTTTGGAGCTGATAAAGCTATATCAAATAATCAAAGATTAGGAGCAGTTGTTAATGTAGGGAAATTAGAAGCTGATTTTGATTTCAATAATGCTAATAGAGAAGATACTTTTGGACAATTAAACTTATACTCTATTTATAAAAAAGACAATTTACAAGTAGTAAATAGTCTATTTGGAGGAATAAGTACAGGAGATTATGAAAGAACTTTATCTTTCCAAGATATATATAGTAATTCAAAGTCTGATATACATACTAATTACTTTGGATTAAATAATATGGTAAGCTATAAAATACCATTAGATTCATTTTATATTACACCAAAAGTAGAATTAAATTTTACACATATGATGACAGATGGAATAGATGAAAGTGGAAGATATGGTCTTAAATCAGATGATATTAAAACTAATTCTATTGAAGGTGTAGTAGGACTAGAACTAGGAAAAAATATTATATTTGATAACAATATAAAACTAACTTTAAAAACTTATGGAAATATAAACCATGAGTTTGGAGAACCTAATAAAGAAATGGAAGTTAAATTTAAAAATGTTACAGGAAATAGCATTAAGTTAGATAAATATGATAATGATAGCACTACATTTGATTTAGGTGTAAAAGCAGAATTAGGAACAGATAGCATAAAAGGATATGTACAATATAATTATAATTCTGATGTAAAAGAAAATATAATTTCATCAGGAGTATTATATAAATTTTAAAAAAAGGTAGATTTTTTTATAATAATATGCTATACTTAATACGTTAGGAAACCCGAGTCAAAGAACCGTAAACCTTGAAATTATAATGTATATCATAAAGGAAATTCGAGCCAAAGAGCCGTAGACCTGAAAAATAACTGTGAAAACAGTAGTTTTTCAGGTCTTTTTTATTTTAAAAAAGTTTAAGGAGGTTATTGTGGATATTAAAATTATTATAGATAAAGATGAAATTCATTATGTTAATTTAAATTCAATTAAATTAAAAGGAGAAAGATTATTATTAAAAGGAATAGATTGTTCTTTAATAATTGCAAAAAATAATATGATATTTGAAGAAAAAAATGCAATTCCAATGATTGTTGATTATATTGAAATTGGAGGAATTTCTTATTCTAAGGAAGATTATGAAAAAATATCAAAAATATTAATTTAAGGAGGAAATATGAAATTATTAATAGGCTTATTAACACTCTCTATAACATTTTCAAGTTATGGAATGTTATTACACCCAATAGGATATGATAAAGTTCTTGATGAAGATGGAACAGCATATTCCGAATTTTATTTAAAAAATACTTCCAAGGATATGCAAAGATATAAAATTGAAATAAAAAGTACAGGAAAAGAGAATGATATATCTAAACATATGTCAGTTTATCCTAATCTATTAAAGGTAGATGGATTAACTGAAGAAACATTTAAAGTTTATGTAGAAGATGATGGAACTATACATAATGGAGAAAATAATTTTATCTTATCTATAAGATCAGTAAGTGTTCCATCTGTAGAAGATGTTAAAGACAAAACTAAACAAAATATGACATTTCAAGTAGGAATGAATGTTGAAATGTCAGCCTATAAAGGAAAATTTGATAAACCTCTTACAATTGTAAATAGTAATTTTGAAAATATAAATCAAAAAAAATATTGGAAATCAGAAATTTCCAATTCTACTGGAAGAGGAATAGAATTAGGAATTGGTTTTTTAGATAAAGCCAATACATTAATAGACGTCAGAACTAAAGGACGTTTATTTAATGGATCATCAACAATAATAAAGGAAGAAATTCCAAAAGGAGCTAAATATATTGTATTTTATGATTACAATAATTATAAAATATTTGGAGATCAGAAAATAAAAATAAAATAGATATACTTCAGAAAATTAGATAGGAGGAAATTATGAAAAAAATAGGAAGGTCACCACCAATCAAAGTAAAAAAGTAAATATAAAAAAATAAAATTAATAGGAGGAAATTATGAAAAAAATAACAACAATTTTATCAGTTTTAGCATTGTCGTCGTTAGCATTTGGAGCACATGTAGCTTCTAATCAACAATTAGTTGATTCACCAATAGGAATGACAACAAAAGGCGATTCAGTAGGAGCAGGAGTACCATTTGAGGTTAGAGTAAATGTAATACCTAAAGGTCCAGAGTTAGGAATTTTTGATGAAAATGGAAATCTTTATGATACTATTGTTTTCGATCATGGAACAAAGTTAGCAGGAAAATTACCAAGAAGTGTTGTTAAGAAAACAGTGATACTTCAAAGAGCAGATGGATATGCCTTTTCAGCAGACAAAAACGGGCAAGTAGGTTCTACTACTTACACAGGAAAATTTGCTGTAGACTCAACTCTTTATGATGAATCAAAAAATACATTAACATTAGAGAAACTATCTTCATCAACTGATACAGATAATACTGTAAAAACAATGAAAACAGAATTAAACTTCATAAAAGGTGATAGAAATGTTTCAGCTACTGATAATCAATTAAGAACTGAATTTAATTCAGTTATTTTAGCAGGAACTGAAGCAGTTGGTGGTCAGTATGTTGGTACAGGAACAATCCAAGCAACTTTAACTGTAAAATAAAAATTTACTAATTATTCCCGTTAATTAGTTAAATTTTTTTAAGGGGGAATGGTATTTACCATTCCCTTTTTAAAAAATTTAAGGAGGGAAAAGATGAAAGGTAAAAGAATAGTAATATGTTTATTATTTATATTATGTTTTTTTAAAACATATTCTTATATAAGTGTTTCTCCTATTCTTTTTGATAAAAGAATAGATAATGGTGGAGCAGTACAAGAATATTATATAACAAACACCTTAGCTAATAAAATTTCATATAGAATTTATTTAGAAGAAGGTAAAAATGATATGTCAAAATGGATAGAATTTTATCCTAAGAATTTAGTTTTAGAAGCAGGAGCAACTGGGAAAATAAAATTATTTATTGAAGCACCTGAAGAACAACAAACTGGGGAATATACAGCTATTTTAGGAATTAAAGAGATAAACACTCCTAACATTGAGAGAGAAGGAAATTTGTCTATTTATACAAATTTGAAAATTGAAATAGCTGGTTTTATTGGAGATTTGAAACCTAAATTAAAAATAGAAAATTTAAAATTAGAAAATAATTCTATTTCAATGGAAATAGAAAATACAGGACAAATTAGAACAAAAGCAGAAGTTTTTTTAAAAAATAAAAATAAAGAAGAATATTTAGGCTCTATAAGGCTTTTAAAAGCTACTAAAAAACTTTTTTCAACTAAACATTCAAGTGAAGTACAGAAAGGCTCTAAAATAGAAATTAGAGATTTAGAAGGGGAATTAATAAAAAGTTTAGATTTAAGGAGGGAAAATGAGTAAAAAGTATTTTTTTATTTTATTTTCAATAATTTCTGTATTGAGTCAAGCTCAAGGAAATATAGAAAATATTGAAAAATTAAAAGGAGTATTATCAGAAGAAGATTATATAATCTTAACAAATGCTTATTCTAAAGAAGGAAAGCAAATCTTTAACCTAATGATAAATGGAGAGTTAAAAAGTAAAGATTATTTGGTTTGGTATGAAAAAGGTAACACATACTTTTCCTTTTTCAATTTTTTAGAAGCAATTAATTTTAAAAATTACACTCAAGATCCAAAAAATGGAAATATAACATTATATTTGGGAGAGAATTTAGAGAGAGTAGTTTTAAGTGTAAAAGATAATTATATAGATTACTCTGATGAAAAAATAAAGTTAAATCAAAACGATCTTCTTTTAAATGGAAGAGAGATTTATATAAATTCTGAATTGTTTAAAAAAGTGTTTTTAAATAATTTGAGAATAGATAATGAAAGACAAAAAATAAATATGAATTTAAATTTCTCTTCGCCTGAAGAGATAAATGTAAGATTAAATCTTACTAAAAATTTAGTAAAAGAAGAAAAAGAAAAGAAAGAAATCATTTTTAAAAATAAAAATAAAGCTTTTGAATTAGGGTATTTAAGAACAGAAGCTAATAAAATTTTTACTAGAGATAAAAATAGTGATGATAGTTCTTTTAAAGATGATTGGGAAGCTAGATTAGAATATCAAGGAGCTTTTTTATTCGGAGAATTAAATGCTGAATATGATTTAAAAGAACATCTTCTTGGAGATGTTAAACTTGCTTATGATGAGATTTATAATAAGCATACTTTAGAGTTATCTAGTTTTAAATATGGAGATAATGGAGCTAGAGAGAATGGAATTAGATTTTGGAAAGATAAAGGCTATTTGGTAACAGGTTCTAAAGATTA
Encoded here:
- a CDS encoding DNA topoisomerase, which gives rise to MKLIIAEKPSLAKNIANALGVKERKDGYIENSEYIVSWAFGHIFELYSIYNYLNDNEIKWKEIPLPFIPGKFLYKLKNDEGIKKQFKILKELINRNDVTEIINCGDADREGQLIIDNIIKEIGTTKAIKRLWLPEQTEETIRKEIRNLKNNENYRNLYNEGLSRTELDWLLGINLTVYLTVKSGQKLACGRVLIPIVKYIYDRDMEIKNFISKKYYQVEGILEKDNIKVTLTDERKEDTKEKANEIAKKLSGKVKIIEIEKKEITKQPSKLFSLSTLQSFLSKNNKIDFATSLKSIQSLYEQGYITYPRTNTEYLAENEKDKVKKIIETLKDYPLEFKDTKKIFDDSKIESHSAITITTKVPQDLKDNEKLIYEVVKNRFISNFLSEKTITEKTTVTIQSLKDENITFKLTGETVVQEGFYKYEPKDFKNELPQFIENEEFEVKFEAKEKKTSPSKKVTEEELSNYLKNPFKKELKDNDDEAYKAILEGVEIGTEATRTGIIENAKKYGYISQKKSTYSIEMLGEKLIEILDKLNINLYSERTVEFSKLLKKIYREEKSIDDILDLAKKELNNIINQNVEIEKINKTNNLDSLGTCPICGKNIYERKSKNGKIFYSCEGYKEGCTFTLWEDTKYFDNTLKITKVKAKNLIAGKKVAFKLISKNKKEYEGYLTLKINGKYINFEPAGYPEKSNKK
- a CDS encoding autotransporter domain-containing protein, with protein sequence MNFLEKSLKRGLKNKVKLNIATIVAFLITGGISYSAENFIVKDDNNTEVLLLLNGNFSNSNNKKIENIGKFIPKTPWTDLVPSKPIEKPEIPWTDLVPSKPIEKPENTIVIKENKNTVETAFTVDKNKKFIINNGVTVTVTSDVKAVNKGSEIEPNWQYDKIVAGIINGGTATNNGTIIANGSIDTAIGENGDTVKTGEGYGVYQTSGTFTNNGTIKIQGNGFDGDGDKSFETKGGVGVFVAGGTATNNGTITANGSFELSDGSIGLPMGIGMKAVDGTIINGEKGLIENQHFSMYVEGKGTAINNGAINTELFGLVATEGGNAINNGTINAWFDKTGEAGKALFSSSYTGTKTTITNSETGVVYGSVTADGTGAKVINNGTIYGEKIEANKGTIVNNGTITGEATKPIVNVDDGKFVQGKNGKLQADTVNGDIYISGTVANSNFNDTIVKKDSIIVNNLNGEVKSDSFMFNAKLEGNDVVLVRKDFHELTNKSEIADFLEGAYDPSAKENVYLTDLLNNYQKITNADEFYRASNATFGNDLLPNLSKQTLDMIKINKTLLVDNIFNVDTNKDLRVIGGANYSNKDVDSTNLSGYDMTISQVFFGADKAISNNQRLGAVVNVGKLEADFDFNNANREDTFGQLNLYSIYKKDNLQVVNSLFGGISTGDYERTLSFQDIYSNSKSDIHTNYFGLNNMVSYKIPLDSFYITPKVELNFTHMMTDGIDESGRYGLKSDDIKTNSIEGVVGLELGKNIIFDNNIKLTLKTYGNINHEFGEPNKEMEVKFKNVTGNSIKLDKYDNDSTTFDLGVKAELGTDSIKGYVQYNYNSDVKENIISSGVLYKF
- a CDS encoding type IV secretory system conjugative DNA transfer family protein, which produces MYKKKKFLIMLELLFLLLLNNLFMYSLGNKYINITNILKPTLILNKNKIGNNEGIYFNLFLLFNKNLSSKEQENFKKFLLFGNLGLFYFIYIYKKQKLDYYGTAEFANNNEIKDMKILDPSDGVILGLTQDNKLISHNGVEHLMVMAPTRSGKGVNTVLPTLWTWKSSVIINDIKGECWDLTSGFRRSVLGQKCVYFNPMDSSGEGICYNPLALVKVGTGSEQEDSRVIAMTLIDVDGKGEADHWISSAINLLTAVIIHVKYVNINATFLDVMKFLTDPNEPLIDKMGRVLAKKLNEYGETIDDDTYQVFNHYETLKNQIGTNLDFMELYNELTTLHPLVGSTFSSLMNTPDKERGSIISSCVNKLKIFGDPRIMKNIQSSDITPRDIMNNKISLYLITPPRAIDMTRPLFRLIITQTIFELTDKMEFGNRKKIEKEKQTLVKKFKENLFNFFQKKEEKKENSKNKRILFLIDEFPALGNLGLLEKALAYIAGYGLKVLLITQAISQLNKIYGKDNSIIANCHGQLYFTPNDSETPKLISDMLGTKTIKIETKSKTKGQITYSENYQSRALMTQGEVRTLPFEDTILIITGKKPIHGKKLFWFKHEKFKNNVNYNIPYKSYLELLEKIEKEGYDEYVLEYLIYKKNGYKPLKVIIDNLGQDKFIEEILKLDKNYQKKMDNFFNLSEKEKEEKKNKIAFSLLKKHYGKRRANELLSEYLDDFRDEEFISCLITQDGNLEQMLDRNLKDIEEKLNIKEKLNVFIIHELKKKKIMDSNLPIISTILPFLLKKVNENYSFENLKIDLSKIISDFDFNKFITIFLEDVNLSLTEIYNKLLDLENYINNDTVESDGLIDF